ATCAATCCAAACCCAGCAGAAACAATCCCTCCCCGCGTCGCCCTCTTCGCCGACAACAGCCCCCGCTGGCTGATAGCAGACCAAGGAATCATGACCGCCGGGGCCGCCAACGCCGTTCGAGGCGCCACCGCCGACCCCCAAGAACTCCTCTACATCATCCAAGACAGCGGCAGTACCGCCTTAATAGTCGAAAACCTGGCATTACTCCAAAAACTCCAACATCGTCTCCCCGATTTGCCGATCGAACTCATCGTCCTCCTCTCCGACGAAGAACCGCCAACCAACACAACTCTCAACACAGTTAAATTTTCCCAAGTCATGGCCTCGGGCGCCAACAACCCCTTAAAACCCGCCAACCACAACCAGCAAACCCTCGCCACCCTCCTCTACACCAGCGGTACCACCGGCAAACCCAAAGGCGTCATCCTGACCCACGGCAACCTGCTGCACCAAATCACCACTTTCGGCACAATTTTGCAACCCCAACCGGGCGACTCCGCCCTCAGCATCCTGCCCAGTTGGCACGCCTACGAACGCACAGTCGAATACTTCCTGCTTTCCCAAGGCTGCACGCAAATCTACACCAATATTCGGTATTTCAAACAAGACTTTAAAACTTGCAAACCCCAGTACATGGTAAGCGTTCCGCGCATCTGGGAATCGATTTACGAGGCAGTACAAAAGCAATTTAGGGAACAGCCACCCAATAAACAAAAACTGGTAAATTTCCTGTTGTCTGCCAGCCAGCAATACATCGAGGCGCGCCGCATTTTTCAAGGATTAACTCTCAATTTAAAACCTGCTTCTGCTTCCCAAAAACTGATCGCCCGCATCAAAAGCATTCTGTTGTTTCCCGTACACGCCCTTGCCGAAAAACTGGTTTACCAAAAAGTCCGGGAAGCTACGGGAGGACGTTTTAAGTGGGCGATTAGCGGCGGCGGTTCTTTGGCCGCGCATTTAGACAACTTCTTTGAAATAGCAAATATCGGTTTGTTGGTGGGATATGGTTTAACCGAAACATCCCCAGTTTTGACAGTCCGCCGTCCTTGGCACAATCTTAAAGGTTCTGCCGGACAACCGATCGCCCATACCGAAATTAAAATAGTTGACCCCGAAACGAAACAGCAACTGCCAACTGGCCAGCGCGGTTTAGTTTTGGGACGCGGGCCGCAAATCATGCAGGGCTACTATCTCAATCCCCAGGCTACGGCCAAAGCCATAGACTCCGAGGGCTGGTTCGACACCGGCGATTTGGGTTGGCTGACTCCGGGAAACGACTTAGTTTTGACTGGGCGCGCCAAAGATACGATCGTCCTTAGCAACGGCGAAAACATCGAACCGCAGCCGATCGAAGACGCCTGCGCGCGCAGCCCATACATCGACCAAATTATGGTAGTTGGCCAAGACCAGAGATCGATCGGCGCCTTGATTGTCCCTAATTCTGAAGCTGTGCAGAAATGGGCAGAAACTCAGAATCCGCCAATACACGAAATTGACTGGAATAGCAAGACAATTCAAGACTTATTCCGCCAAGAATTGAACCGCGAGGTGCAAAATCGCCCCGGATACCGTGCCGACGATCGGATTGGCCCGTTCCGGTTGATTCAGGAGCCGTTTTCGATGGAAAATGGAATGTTGACCCAGACGCTGAAAATTAAGCGCCCGGTTGTGACGGAACACTACCGCGATATGATTGACGGGATGTTTTGAAAATATTCGCTGGACTTGGGGAATGGAAAAGCAAAAATTATCCCAACACCCGAGTCCCCATTGGTGTCAACTTAAGCCTGAAAACCTTTGTATCTCTCGTTTATAGCAGAGGCCAGATCCCCCTCGCATCCCCCTTAATAAGGGGAGTAGGGGTTGACTTTGAGAAGATTCTTATCCCCCCCTTAATAAGGGGGGGCTAGGGGGGATCTGGCCTGAATCGCCAGACAGAAGACTGATAATAGGTTTGACGTTAAGTTGATATCAATACCCGAGTCCCGAGTCCGAGTCCTGAGTCATTAGGAAATATTGCTCAACTAACTAATGACTAATGGCTAATGACTAATTCCTACTTCGCAATTGACAAGCAACAACTTTATGGAAGCACAATTACTCTTGAAGCGATCGATTAACGTTAAAGTCGTCGTTACTCCCCGCTGGAAAGAAGAAGCTCAACAGCAACTCCAAGCCCAAATCAATCAAATAGATTCTCAGCTACAACAGCTAGAAATGCAAGGGCAGCGGATGGTTTCTGAAATTCAAAAGCAAAACCTGCAACCCCCCGGGCCGCAAGTAATGCAGCAAATAGAAAACATTCAAATGCAGGTGAATCAAAAAAAGAGCGAACTGCTAGAACAGAAAAACCAAAACCTGCAACAGCTTCAGCAAGTGCAGGTGCTAGACCTCGAACAAGAAGTCAGTCAAGGTCAAATTGACGGCACGTTCACCGTCGGGTTGGGAGAAAACTTGATTCAAAAAATGCAAGTAGAAGTTCTGCTCCGCGACGGCATCGTTGAAGAAATTCGAGGTGATATTTAGAAATTAGAAATTGGTAATTGGTAATTGGTAATTGCTAATTGGTAGATAATTTTGAGTTAATAGTCACACATCTTCGGACTAGAGGCTGGCATAATAATAATTATTGCCAATTGCCGATCGCCAATTATCAATTCCCAAATACCGATGGCCAATTAAACTCACAAGGACTTTTTACAGATGATTCGCGAAGTTTTCATGCCAGCCCTGAGCTCTACCATGACAGAGGGCAAAATTGTTTCCTGGGTCAAATCCGCCGGAGACAAAGTAGAAAAAGGCGAAACCGTAGTCGTAGTTGAATCCGACAAAGCCGACATGGATGTCGAGTCTTTCTACGAAGGCTATCTAGCAATAATTATTGTACCAGCAGGCGAAGTTGCGACCGTCGGAGCTGCGATCGCCCTGGTAGCAGAAACAGAAGCCGAAATCGCCGCCGCCCAAAAACAAGGAGCCGCAGCCCCAGCAGCCGCAGCCCCAGCAGCCCCAGTCCCCGCTCCTGTCGCAGCAACCGCATCAGTGGGTTTGCAGCAAAACGTCAGCCGCCAAAACGGGCGCAGCATCGTTTCTCCCCGCGCTCGCAAGTTAGCCAAAGAATTTAAAGTAGATTTGAATTCGATCAAAGGCAGCGGCCCCAACGGTCGGATTGTGGCAGAAGATGTCGAAGCAGCCGCCGGTAAAGCCCAACCCGCCCCGGTTCAGCAACCCGTAACAGTTCCCGCAGCACCAGCACCCGCAGCAGCCGCACCCGCAGCAGCCAAACCCGCACCCGCACCAATCCCAGCGGTAGCGCTTTCCGGTAACAGAGTACCGATGAATGCGCTGCAAAATGCGGTAGTTCGCAATATGGAAGCAAGTTTGAGCGTGCCGTGTTTCCGCGTCGGCTACACAATTACTACCGATAATCTCGACAAACTCTACAAACAAATTAAGTCAAAAGGCGTCACAATGACGGCTTTGCTGGCTAAAGCAGTAGCTGTAACTTTACAAAAACATCCTCTGCTGAATGCTTGTTATGTAGAGTCCGGAATTCAACACCGGGCTGATATTAATGTGGCGGTAGCGGTGGCCATGGACGGCGGCGGTTTGATTACGCCGGTGTTGCAAAATGCCGATCGCCTCGATATCTATTCGCTCTCCCGCACTTGGAAGGATTTAGTCGATCGCTCCCGCGCCAAACAGCTAAAACCTGACGAATACACCACGGGAACTTTTACTCTTTCCAATCTGGGAATGTACGGAGTAGATAAGTTTGACGCGATTTTGCCGCCAAATCAAGGCTCGATTTTGGCGATCGGCTCTTCGCGGCAGCAAGTCGTAGCTAACGAGGAAGGCTTGATGGGAGTGAAGCGGCAAATGCAAGTGAATATTACTTGCGATCACCGAATTATTTACGGTGCTGACGCTGCATCTTTCTTGCAAGATTTAGCCAAATTGATTGAAACAAATCCTCAATCTTTGACGCTTTAATCAGGACTCGCATTCCTGACTACAAACAAATAGGTTCGTAGTGAGGACTTTAGTCCTTCTCGGGATGCGGACTAAAGTCCTCACTACAAACCAACCCTTAATTTTTTGGCGGACACTTCGGATGAATCCCGCCCTGCAAACAAATGTAAGCAATTTGACTTTGATCTAAATTCTTAGCCTCAGCAAAATTAATACCTTGGAATCGACCTGATTTGCTACCGGGCGGACTTTGAATAAACTGCTCCGCAGTCGCCTTCCCCTGAAACACAGCGCCTTGAAAATTCGCTCCCGCTAAATTTGCGCCCCGAAAATCGACCGAACTCACGTCCGCATTCTGCAAATTAGCATCTTGCAACCGAGCATCTTTTAAATTAGCGTTAGCCAGTTTAGCCGAACTAAAATCGGCATTTTGTAAGTTAGCGCCGCTCAAATCTGCACCGGACAAATCTGCACCTTGCCATTCCGATTTAGACAAATTTGTCGAGGACAACTGAGTACCTTGAGCCTTGACTTTACCCAAACGCGCACTTGACAAATTTGCTCCCGAAAAATTCGCGCTGCCGATATCTGCACCCGTAAAAATTGCCTCTTTTAACATGGCTTGCTGCAAAAAAGCCCCGATTAAAAGACTGTTGCTAAGATTAGCTCCATTCAAATTGCCGTTTGACAAATTAGCTTTGTTCAGGATAGCACGCACAAAAGTAGTGCGGTACATGACAGCACTGTTCAAAGATGCTCCCGTTAAATTTGCTCCCTCAAAATTAGCTTCGCTTAAGTCAGAAATCCAATCGTCAAAGGTTCCCGGACGCCTGTCTTCTCCGGTACCATAAAAGCGAATTCCCTGCAAGTTAGCATTGGTTAAATTGCTTTTTCTCAGCTTAATTCCCGATAAGTCAACTTTGTCTAATACTAAAGTAAACTGACCCGAGCCGGCAGGACTTTGACTTAAATCTGTGCGGCTGAGATCGACGCCGTTGAGCTGGCCGCTATACACTGTGAGAATTTTGCCGATCGCCCTTTGCACTGTTCGCTGGCGGGTCGCCGCTAACTCGCGTTCCGGCGCCTTTCCCCCGTAGCGCAGGGATTCGAGATCGTTGCTAAGAGCTTGATTCAACCGCTGCAAATCAGGCAAAGCCTTGGGCCCGGTACTGACTAAAGCTTGCTGGATCGCATCCAGCATCGCCTTGCTGTCTTCTTGAGCCAGCAAATCGGCTAACAGCGGTACGGCGCGGGAGTCTTCCACCGCCCCCAAAGCCAAAATTGCCGATCGCCTCCCCGAGGTGCCGCTAGCCGAAGTCGGAGACAATTTACTCACTAAAGCCACAAATAATTCGTCATTCCGCTGGCGGGAATCGCGCAAATTTGCTTGACTTTGAGTGTAAATCAGAGTGCCGACAAACAAAGCCAAAATCAATCCCGCGCTGCCGGTAGTAACTATTACCAAAGTTGTGCCGGGGTGCTGGCGAATCCAATTCCACAAACTAGGCTCTTGCTTCACGTCGGTTTCCGGAGTCAAAACCAAAGCAGCAATCTGCGCGTCTTCCTCAGTCCATTCTTGACTTTTGACAGGATTGGAAGACAGTTGGCCCGATCGAGCATAGACGACCAAAGTATTAGCGAGGCGATCGTGTCCCGATTGCCGTTTGTAGCGCAGTGCCAAAGCGCCATCTGCCAGCACTGACAAGCCGCTCAACGCCCCTAAAATAATTAAATCCGGAAACGCCCCAGACAAGCGCCAAATGCCGTAAGCGATGCCCAGAGGCACTCCCCAGCGCCCTAAAATTTCGCGAATTAGCACTCGCCCAAAACCCGGAGGATGGCCCGATGTTGTGACAACTTTCACCCCAAACCAGCGTTTCGGGAGAGTTTGACCGGTTCTGGCGAGCAAAAACAACTGCCACGCCACTAAAGCTGCCGGTGCCAGCAGCGCCCCCGACCACAATAGATTAGTTAGGGGTGCAACTCTGGGGTTGCGATCGCGCACCGGTATGCCCAAAACACGGGCGACGCTTTCCGATGCTGCTGCTACTGAGGAATTGAGGGGTACCGTTGGA
The window above is part of the Microcoleus sp. bin38.metabat.b11b12b14.051 genome. Proteins encoded here:
- a CDS encoding YlqD family protein, with product MEAQLLLKRSINVKVVVTPRWKEEAQQQLQAQINQIDSQLQQLEMQGQRMVSEIQKQNLQPPGPQVMQQIENIQMQVNQKKSELLEQKNQNLQQLQQVQVLDLEQEVSQGQIDGTFTVGLGENLIQKMQVEVLLRDGIVEEIRGDI
- a CDS encoding pentapeptide repeat-containing protein encodes the protein MAGPTAPGGINQPDPSWQRQSQQMPLLVRRCGTFAVEISFLVASALVPFSIGALVNQESPTVPLNSSVAAASESVARVLGIPVRDRNPRVAPLTNLLWSGALLAPAALVAWQLFLLARTGQTLPKRWFGVKVVTTSGHPPGFGRVLIREILGRWGVPLGIAYGIWRLSGAFPDLIILGALSGLSVLADGALALRYKRQSGHDRLANTLVVYARSGQLSSNPVKSQEWTEEDAQIAALVLTPETDVKQEPSLWNWIRQHPGTTLVIVTTGSAGLILALFVGTLIYTQSQANLRDSRQRNDELFVALVSKLSPTSASGTSGRRSAILALGAVEDSRAVPLLADLLAQEDSKAMLDAIQQALVSTGPKALPDLQRLNQALSNDLESLRYGGKAPERELAATRQRTVQRAIGKILTVYSGQLNGVDLSRTDLSQSPAGSGQFTLVLDKVDLSGIKLRKSNLTNANLQGIRFYGTGEDRRPGTFDDWISDLSEANFEGANLTGASLNSAVMYRTTFVRAILNKANLSNGNLNGANLSNSLLIGAFLQQAMLKEAIFTGADIGSANFSGANLSSARLGKVKAQGTQLSSTNLSKSEWQGADLSGADLSGANLQNADFSSAKLANANLKDARLQDANLQNADVSSVDFRGANLAGANFQGAVFQGKATAEQFIQSPPGSKSGRFQGINFAEAKNLDQSQIAYICLQGGIHPKCPPKN
- a CDS encoding dihydrolipoamide acetyltransferase family protein yields the protein MIREVFMPALSSTMTEGKIVSWVKSAGDKVEKGETVVVVESDKADMDVESFYEGYLAIIIVPAGEVATVGAAIALVAETEAEIAAAQKQGAAAPAAAAPAAPVPAPVAATASVGLQQNVSRQNGRSIVSPRARKLAKEFKVDLNSIKGSGPNGRIVAEDVEAAAGKAQPAPVQQPVTVPAAPAPAAAAPAAAKPAPAPIPAVALSGNRVPMNALQNAVVRNMEASLSVPCFRVGYTITTDNLDKLYKQIKSKGVTMTALLAKAVAVTLQKHPLLNACYVESGIQHRADINVAVAVAMDGGGLITPVLQNADRLDIYSLSRTWKDLVDRSRAKQLKPDEYTTGTFTLSNLGMYGVDKFDAILPPNQGSILAIGSSRQQVVANEEGLMGVKRQMQVNITCDHRIIYGADAASFLQDLAKLIETNPQSLTL
- a CDS encoding long-chain fatty acid--CoA ligase, whose amino-acid sequence is MNHPAPDAPSQMSDIERANLSHLIDYSSIRSIPEIWAIVKQRFPQTVALHDPHSKPEIKLTYTDLYQQIQQFASGLQALGINPNPAETIPPRVALFADNSPRWLIADQGIMTAGAANAVRGATADPQELLYIIQDSGSTALIVENLALLQKLQHRLPDLPIELIVLLSDEEPPTNTTLNTVKFSQVMASGANNPLKPANHNQQTLATLLYTSGTTGKPKGVILTHGNLLHQITTFGTILQPQPGDSALSILPSWHAYERTVEYFLLSQGCTQIYTNIRYFKQDFKTCKPQYMVSVPRIWESIYEAVQKQFREQPPNKQKLVNFLLSASQQYIEARRIFQGLTLNLKPASASQKLIARIKSILLFPVHALAEKLVYQKVREATGGRFKWAISGGGSLAAHLDNFFEIANIGLLVGYGLTETSPVLTVRRPWHNLKGSAGQPIAHTEIKIVDPETKQQLPTGQRGLVLGRGPQIMQGYYLNPQATAKAIDSEGWFDTGDLGWLTPGNDLVLTGRAKDTIVLSNGENIEPQPIEDACARSPYIDQIMVVGQDQRSIGALIVPNSEAVQKWAETQNPPIHEIDWNSKTIQDLFRQELNREVQNRPGYRADDRIGPFRLIQEPFSMENGMLTQTLKIKRPVVTEHYRDMIDGMF